From a region of the Thermosipho melanesiensis BI429 genome:
- a CDS encoding DUF5693 family protein, translated as MKIGILSSTFLNKILPWFIILALVSVFFRLLPDLTFMGVKVVFEDSKEVYFFDGKILPPKDAKYVILKDATEIVMDVDELKGKKFGILEFNMSYYVAQSFAENLDNVINVHYIKPEELENYNKDTLFRRLWRSVIERSIDLIVLPKTPLTMKVASTFEKYFGISEPISYIPKLEKLKYVYLIILVVFVFHFFPYVLFLIPLLYFSYSYFVSAVSIVGTIFIFKRLNNNILRFFSYYSLGIFTNLSLYDFEHLNNINVYRGVKLSLILLPAILLTELVITQKSEFKKHIKVFLPIFTIFGMYYIIRSGNYGFVLNFERHIREVLENVFIIRPRTKELLFYPFLFLSTYVDNMFYKKVFQLLGSIALISTFNTFCHIRAPMFINAYRELITLCVSLIVFFAIFSIIRLERSVLNEKNANSIHNRASY; from the coding sequence ATGAAGATAGGAATTTTGTCATCAACATTTTTAAATAAGATATTACCGTGGTTTATAATTCTAGCGTTGGTTTCTGTTTTTTTTAGGTTGCTTCCTGATCTTACGTTTATGGGAGTAAAAGTTGTTTTTGAAGATTCAAAAGAAGTATATTTTTTTGATGGAAAAATATTACCACCTAAAGATGCAAAGTATGTTATATTAAAAGACGCAACTGAAATTGTAATGGATGTAGATGAACTGAAAGGTAAAAAATTTGGGATATTGGAATTTAATATGTCATATTATGTTGCACAAAGCTTTGCGGAAAATTTAGATAATGTAATAAACGTGCATTATATAAAACCGGAAGAGTTGGAAAATTATAACAAAGATACACTTTTTAGAAGACTTTGGCGTTCTGTAATTGAAAGAAGCATAGATCTCATTGTTTTACCGAAAACCCCTTTAACAATGAAAGTTGCGAGTACATTTGAAAAATATTTTGGAATTTCTGAACCAATTTCTTATATTCCAAAATTAGAAAAATTAAAGTATGTCTATTTAATAATACTAGTTGTGTTTGTCTTTCATTTTTTTCCATATGTGCTTTTTTTGATCCCTTTACTTTATTTTTCATATAGTTATTTTGTTTCTGCAGTGAGTATTGTTGGGACAATTTTTATCTTTAAGAGGTTAAATAATAATATATTGCGATTTTTTTCTTACTATTCTCTAGGTATATTTACCAATCTATCGTTATATGATTTCGAACATTTAAATAACATAAATGTATATCGTGGCGTGAAATTATCTTTAATTCTACTTCCTGCAATTTTGTTGACAGAGTTAGTTATAACTCAAAAGAGTGAGTTTAAGAAACATATTAAGGTATTTTTGCCTATATTCACTATTTTTGGAATGTATTATATAATTAGAAGTGGAAATTATGGATTTGTGTTAAATTTTGAAAGGCATATAAGGGAAGTGTTGGAAAATGTTTTTATAATAAGACCTAGGACAAAGGAATTATTATTTTATCCGTTTTTATTCTTATCTACATATGTTGATAATATGTTTTATAAGAAAGTGTTTCAGTTGTTAGGAAGTATCGCACTTATATCTACTTTCAATACTTTTTGCCATATTAGAGCTCCAATGTTTATAAATGCCTACAGAGAATTGATAACACTATGTGTTTCCCTTATCGTTTTCTTTGCGATTTTTTCTATCATTAGATTGGAAAGGAGTGTTTTAAATGAGAAAAACGCGAATAGTATCCACAATAGGGCCAGCTACTGA
- a CDS encoding RluA family pseudouridine synthase, translating into MIVNENNYYSRLDKFLRKQLQNMPLSAIYKIIRKGKVLVNGKRVKEPSFRLEIGDEIEIKEETTKYNREKNNQIIPIKMDFEILYEDENLLIINKPAGIPIHPGKGTHIATLIEGLMYYGKEHNFTPYLVHRLDKHTSGVFVVAKNVNTARELNEIISSRAVEKVYTTLCVGEMKKSEVIKIPLDGKNAVTIYEKQKQFKSGLGYFSLLRVQIKTGRKHQIRKHLSLIGHPVIGDDLYGDKKLNRKFKQKYALKRYFLHCSMMLLYYNDKEIRINAPLPNDLKDVLKNLKMEE; encoded by the coding sequence ATGATAGTTAACGAAAACAATTACTATTCAAGACTAGATAAATTTCTTAGAAAACAACTTCAAAATATGCCTTTAAGTGCTATATATAAGATTATAAGAAAAGGAAAGGTTCTAGTTAATGGAAAGAGAGTAAAAGAACCATCTTTTAGATTGGAGATAGGTGATGAAATAGAAATTAAAGAAGAAACTACAAAATATAACAGGGAAAAGAATAATCAAATAATTCCCATAAAGATGGATTTTGAAATTCTGTATGAAGATGAAAATTTGTTGATAATTAATAAACCTGCGGGTATACCTATACATCCGGGAAAAGGAACGCATATAGCCACATTGATTGAAGGATTAATGTACTATGGAAAAGAGCATAACTTTACACCTTACCTTGTTCATAGATTGGATAAGCATACCTCAGGGGTTTTTGTTGTAGCAAAGAACGTTAATACTGCAAGAGAATTAAATGAAATAATTTCTTCCAGAGCAGTTGAAAAGGTATACACTACTTTATGTGTGGGGGAAATGAAAAAAAGTGAAGTAATTAAAATTCCACTTGATGGAAAAAATGCAGTTACAATATATGAAAAGCAAAAACAATTTAAAAGTGGTTTGGGGTATTTTTCTTTACTTAGGGTGCAGATAAAAACAGGAAGAAAACATCAAATAAGAAAACATTTGAGTTTAATAGGTCATCCAGTTATAGGTGATGATCTATATGGAGATAAAAAATTAAACAGAAAGTTTAAGCAAAAATACGCTTTAAAAAGATATTTTTTACACTGCAGTATGATGTTACTTTACTACAATGATAAAGAAATCAGGATCAATGCTCCGCTGCCAAACGATTTAAAAGACGTATTGAAAAATTTGAAAATGGAGGAATAG
- a CDS encoding alanyl-tRNA editing protein, translating into MFLEVFVEKVEKEGDRYYAISSNSPFYVDYKGGQLGDRGYIGNSRVLRVFEKDGKIYHEIDREIEEGSYEIEIDEEHRNFVKAHHTAQHILSAALHEIAEINTVGFRMGFEYTTVDLDVPFVNDMVLKEAEELSNDVVKRCINVEEVLVDREDVGRFKLRKPLSEKVEGKVRIIKIGEFDYSPCGGFHVKNTGEIGVIKVLKQEKIKGNLTRLYFVASSLALKYFWKYNNILRNISKTLTSSISEIEEKVSKTLDELKMCATKVDKLSSELAKYKVKELKKKGNVYYLEGERNILRYIPKYFDKEGALLVLYDGRSYNFTSTGGYNVKKIIEQLKNIYGGSGGGSKVKGNYVSDIDFNRLLEVLV; encoded by the coding sequence ATGTTTTTGGAAGTCTTTGTTGAAAAAGTAGAAAAAGAAGGTGATAGATATTATGCTATTAGTTCAAATAGCCCTTTTTATGTGGATTACAAAGGAGGACAGCTAGGTGATAGAGGATATATTGGCAATTCAAGGGTTTTGAGAGTGTTTGAAAAGGATGGAAAAATATATCATGAGATTGATAGGGAGATAGAAGAGGGAAGTTATGAAATAGAGATTGATGAAGAACATAGAAATTTTGTAAAAGCTCACCATACAGCTCAGCATATTTTATCTGCGGCTTTACATGAAATCGCGGAAATAAATACTGTAGGCTTTAGAATGGGGTTTGAATACACCACTGTAGATTTGGATGTTCCGTTTGTGAACGATATGGTGTTAAAGGAAGCGGAGGAACTTTCAAATGATGTTGTAAAAAGGTGTATTAATGTAGAAGAGGTATTGGTTGATAGGGAAGATGTTGGTAGATTTAAATTAAGAAAACCGTTAAGTGAAAAAGTTGAGGGAAAAGTAAGAATTATTAAAATAGGAGAATTTGACTATTCTCCATGTGGGGGCTTTCATGTGAAAAATACCGGAGAAATTGGTGTAATTAAGGTGTTGAAACAAGAAAAGATAAAGGGAAATCTAACAAGACTTTATTTTGTAGCTTCTAGCTTAGCTTTAAAATATTTCTGGAAATATAATAATATTTTAAGAAATATTTCGAAGACCTTAACTAGTTCGATTTCTGAAATTGAAGAGAAGGTTTCAAAGACATTAGATGAGTTAAAAATGTGTGCAACAAAAGTTGATAAATTATCTTCTGAACTTGCAAAGTACAAAGTGAAAGAATTAAAGAAAAAAGGGAATGTGTATTACCTTGAAGGTGAAAGAAATATTTTAAGGTATATACCTAAATATTTTGATAAAGAAGGGGCTTTATTGGTGTTGTATGATGGTAGAAGTTATAATTTTACTTCTACTGGTGGATATAACGTTAAGAAAATTATAGAACAACTGAAAAACATTTACGGTGGAAGTGGTGGAGGAAGCAAAGTTAAAGGAAATTATGTAAGTGATATTGATTTTAATAGGTTGTTGGAGGTGTTAGTATGA
- the pyk gene encoding pyruvate kinase, with amino-acid sequence MRKTRIVSTIGPATESEEMLEKLIKAGVNVFRLNSSHDDLETHRIRIKRLKKLREKLNAVFAILIDLSGPKIRTGKLKKEYITLKEDSIIEITTEDVLGDEKVLSVNYMRFPFEVKKGDKVLINDGAIELEVLGTKDNIVEAKVVRGGKITHHRGVNLPGVDLSISAITEKDKEFIRLAIEENIDFIALSFVRKPEDVKLAKSLSNGIPIIAKIETAQALEYLQEIILESDGVMVARGDLGVEIPLSKVPIVQKQIIEIANRFAKPVITATQMLESMIKKPTPTRAEVSDIANAILDGTDAIMLSAETSIGNYPIEAVNVMNEVAQNTEKFILDYESIELEWIRSYYISEDIEAAISHAVYNLSKDVDARLIITATGTGRTAINVARLRPSVPIMAATPNVSTLYKLSLVWGVMPVLINQTLSTDEMINEVMKKAKELDLAKKGNRVIITAGIPWGKPGTTNTLQIQEII; translated from the coding sequence ATGAGAAAAACGCGAATAGTATCCACAATAGGGCCAGCTACTGAATCTGAGGAAATGCTTGAAAAACTTATTAAAGCAGGAGTTAATGTATTTAGATTAAATTCTTCTCATGATGATTTAGAAACACACAGAATTAGAATTAAAAGGTTAAAGAAACTTAGGGAAAAATTAAATGCGGTTTTTGCAATATTAATTGATTTGTCAGGACCAAAGATTAGGACGGGAAAATTGAAAAAGGAATATATTACATTAAAAGAAGATAGTATCATTGAAATTACAACGGAAGATGTACTAGGAGATGAAAAAGTCCTATCTGTAAATTACATGAGATTTCCATTTGAAGTAAAAAAAGGGGATAAAGTTTTGATTAATGATGGTGCAATTGAACTGGAGGTTTTGGGAACAAAAGATAATATAGTAGAGGCCAAAGTAGTTAGAGGGGGTAAAATAACTCACCATAGAGGTGTTAACCTTCCAGGTGTTGATTTATCAATATCTGCAATAACTGAAAAAGATAAGGAATTCATAAGACTTGCTATAGAAGAGAATATAGATTTTATTGCACTTTCTTTTGTTAGAAAACCAGAAGATGTTAAACTTGCAAAGTCTTTAAGTAATGGAATACCAATTATTGCAAAAATTGAAACAGCACAAGCTTTGGAATATTTACAAGAAATTATATTAGAATCAGATGGGGTTATGGTAGCAAGGGGAGATTTAGGTGTCGAAATACCTCTTTCTAAGGTTCCAATTGTTCAAAAGCAGATTATTGAAATAGCAAATAGATTTGCAAAACCAGTTATTACAGCAACTCAAATGCTTGAAAGTATGATAAAAAAACCAACACCAACAAGGGCAGAAGTATCTGATATTGCCAATGCAATACTTGATGGGACAGATGCTATAATGCTTTCTGCGGAAACTTCCATTGGAAATTATCCAATAGAGGCGGTAAATGTAATGAATGAGGTTGCTCAAAATACGGAAAAGTTTATACTTGATTACGAATCTATAGAATTAGAATGGATAAGAAGCTATTATATTTCTGAGGATATAGAAGCGGCAATATCACATGCGGTTTACAATTTATCAAAAGATGTTGATGCCAGGCTTATAATAACCGCAACGGGTACTGGTAGAACGGCTATAAACGTTGCGAGATTAAGACCAAGTGTTCCAATAATGGCTGCCACTCCAAATGTTTCTACGCTATACAAATTAAGTCTTGTATGGGGGGTAATGCCTGTACTTATTAACCAAACTCTCTCCACGGATGAAATGATTAACGAAGTAATGAAAAAAGCAAAAGAATTAGATTTGGCTAAGAAAGGGAATAGAGTAATAATTACTGCGGGTATTCCTTGGGGGAAACCAGGCACAACAAATACTTTACAAATTCAGGAAATTATTTAG